ctcttttaatttttaacaattttcttttttaataaagtgaGTCGCATTGttcacaaataatattttaattaattatattatttttttcctttctcattctttatcaatttttcaCTATCATCGCCTTTAATTCCTTTTGTCAATTGATTGTATCTCCCAATATCAACCATTATGCCATGATATGATTCCCTAAAGTTCAACCTAGGACTCATACATTTATAGCCCAATTCATATGTTTTTAAGACTCAATTTAATTGACAGCCCACTTAGGCTGAATGTCCAATAAGCCCATTATTTAGGCCCACTAAATGATTTCTCACCTTCTTTCCTTCGTACTTTTGGAACCATGGAATCTAAAGTAGCATTCGTCTCAACGATCTCTTTGGCATTCTCGACAATGAAAATCTTTTTGACATTGGTCTCGGCTCTTCTCCTGTATGCTCGTCCTTTCTAGATCGGCAGCTTCTCCTCGGCTTTTTCCTCCCCGAAATTCAGTTTCTTCTTCATGTTATCTCTATGCGACTCACTTtgttttacatttattaaaatttgagtCTGGTCAACTTGTGATAATTAATGGTGGACAAAACAATAGTTATTTACTATACAATTAGGATTTAATATTACTCCATTTATATAGATTTCCAGTGGCTAGTATGCTATAAACATAACAAATttggaaaatcattttcaaattttttactATGCATAATGAATTATTGTTTGACTTTGAACATGACAACTCactttactttatttaattcgatttaacatcaaaccaattttattcttatttgaCAATTGCACTAACATGACCTATTTactttaagagcatctccagtggtcggatgtcccactcggacatccactaggacttcctaaaaacacctcctgccacgtcactaggacttcccatcccactgccacgtcactaggacttccccttcacaatccgcccttcccatcgcccttcccactaggacttcccgcaataaaaaaaaatcacaaattcacaaataaagcaatttacgtttacggaaataaaatttcaacacgaatacgaacgggaaaaattaacaacttcattaaaaaaaacatacatgatttgaaaaaaaattacatagtaataaaacaaaaaaagtaataacatcaacgtcaacccctccgcgtccaaacctcttcgataatatcgttctgaagtcgaacatgggcatctgtttgccgcatgtcggcaaatgcacgcatccgctcgacctctccatgaggtacccccatattcacattcgcggtggccacgccgtgacttggacctgcacccgtatcatcttcattggtccactgagtcagttctgcagcttcattttcgacaatcatgttgtgcattatgatacatgcgtacatgacatcgccgatgttgggaatataccactgccgtgcaggaccctttactaccgcccatcgactctggagcacaccaaatgcccgctccacatccttgcgcgctgcttcctgacggctcgcaaagtatgacttcttttgtccgagcggatgcttgattgtcttcacaaagacgggccagtttgggtatatcccatccgccaaatagtatcccatattgtgctggttgccgttggcgacgaaactgatggcgggaccaacgccattgcactgagcgttgaacaggggcgacgactggagaacgttgatgtcgttgttcgacccgacgactccaaaataagcatgccatatccacaggcggtagtcagctacagcttcaaggatcatcgtgggatgcttggctttgaagccggtagtgtacatccccttccaggcggcggggcagttcttccactcccaatgcatacaatctatgctgcccaacatcccagggaacccgtgcaccgacccatgcatatctatcagcctctggcagtcttcggggctcggactccgaagataccgctccccgaatatcgctctcacgcccgcgcaaaaattctgcagacactcgacgactgtcgactcgccaatgtggaggtactcgtcgaacatgtcggctgcgcctccgtacgccagttgtctgattgcgacagtgcacttctgtaagggcgtgagtccgggtttgccaactgcatcctccctgatcctaaaatataggtatcttctctctaaagcactcacgatatgcataaacagcggacgatgcatcctaaaacgtcgccggaataaggcatcCCCAAAACGCGGCTGCGGAGGAAAGTAGTCctgatacaaccgaatatgtgcagcaatgtggtcacggggtattGTGGCTCGACGACGGATCGGCCGAtgtaccgccgcctgctgccgccgctgctccctctggtgtagcagcctatctatcgcaccttccacagcgacctccaattcatcctcgctatcactgtcactagccattctagatatacttgaaaatagagatgtagagagagaaacttgttaacacaagtggtgcgaatgaaatgaagttcaacgagccgtatatatagagtttaaaaaaaaatttaaattaaataccGGACttccgacccggacgtccgacccacgccacaatggcggacgtccgcccgcccgtcgcccgcacgtccgaggacacccgacgtccttacgggacgtccgtatccgagttgaaacgccacaatggcggacgtcccggtcgcccgtcgcggatgtccgaccggacgtccgccattggagatgctctaatggaTTATTTCTTTGTTCCGTCCCATCCTAACTCTTTCAGTCCTAAATATAAATCTCACAACACTTTATGTGATTGATTCATGCTTGTAACACATATCAAGATCATCTCTCAACTATGAAGACAAGCTTTTCCACCATCACTTTAATTCTTcttgtgtttaatatttcatTCACACAAGCAATATCCACTCGTCACTTCCTTGAATGTCTCTCCCAACTATTCAACAACTACTCTTGCATTCCCAACCATGTCTACACCCCTAATACGATGAGGGATCGTATTCCGGACGGGCAACGAATTGCCAAAGGGGGACGATCGTTTGCGGAGGTTTTCTCCGTCGAGCCGCCGCCGTCCACAAGGGTTTTTCATCGAAAAGTAGAAAACTTACGATAAAAGTAAATAAGCGAGAGAAATAGGGTAAGTTCTGATTTATTGAATGAATAATTCAATGCATAGagtccctatttataataactACGAACCCTGATTTGGTTCGACTCGATCattccgggaaagaaccaacgaGAAAACCATGATGCTTGACGACAGTTTCAATGAACAGACGAGCAACCCTCAAGGCATCAAAACGGGTCGGTAAAGGAGCAAAGTGGCTATACTTCGATAGACTATCCACAACCACCATTACAGTAGTATAACCCTTTGACAACGGTAATCCCACTATGAAGTCCATTGAGACGTCTTCCCAAACCTGCATGAGAATAGCGTAAGGGTTGTAGTAACCCGGCGGGCTTCTGCGTGGAGTACTTAGTCGTTTGACATTCAACACAAGACGCCACAAAACTTTTCACATCCGGACGCATACCCGCCTCAAAAGACGTTCACAAAAATCACCCTTTTGaaaaaagtacaacaatttCCGGCCCACATTCTCTCAAAACAGTCAGCCCATTCATTTAAACAACTCCAACCCAACTAAACAATTGTTGCAACACATAACAATTTAGTAGGCCCAACTTAAGAAATCCCCcttgtacaaaacaaaatacatgttccaaataaaaattaattggtGTAGCTGtccatcaaaataaaaattcccAGCCCAAGGTAAATAATTCCCATTCTCTTATTTCATCTCACAATTTCCGAATCAAGAGACACCAAACTCTCTTTCTCAAACTCTCGTCTCCTTCAACTTCACCGCAACACCGCCCCTCCGTCGCCATCCTTTGCGGAAACTCCAGGCGTTCATCGCCGCTGCCGCTGCCTCTCCGTCGCCGCCTCAGCTCGCCGGCGTGATACTGGCCATTCACGCCAGGTAAGTGTCTCCCCTCCCACTTTAAAATAGTTaactgtttttttatttttttttttaaattccaaGGCGTTTAATAAATATGGTACCGAGGTAGTATATAATACTACTTTTTCTcgctcttattttactctctttcaAGTACTTTATTATAtaaactttattcactttctactttaggccatccgcaatggagaggacgatggcacgcccgatggcgcgcatcgtccgcgccagccatcgtccgctccattgcAGGTGCGTGACATCGGCCGCGCCCCATTGCCGCGGACTACACTAAGGGCtcggagtatagcgcggacgatgcccatcgtccgtgccatcgtccgccccattgcggcatgtgcggacgatggccgcggacgataggcaatcgtccgcgacatcgtccgccccactgtgggctacgcggacgatggttGCGgacgatgtcatatatgcgtgcataatcatgcacaacatgatagtcgagaatgaaggcggaagcatctagctcgtccagcacgcCAACCGAGACACCcaatagagggttaccgttaggctttgatgaggttctatctagacaggcctcaatgagCAACTAAcaggatcatgcgcagctcatgagcgacatgattgaagaatgAGCGACATCGTCCGCCGCCGCCATGCTTCAAGTTCTATTTGGAACCCTCAAGAATGAGGTCTCACTTGTTCGAGGTTTCAGAAATGAAGCACAACAGTTAACTCATAATCTGGACATGATCCAGAAATTCTTGAATGATGCAGAGATGCGCTCCATCCCTGATGAGGCTGTCAAGAAGTGGCTCACGGATCTCGGAAACGTGGGGTTCGATGCTGACAACGTTTTGGATGAAATCATATATCATGAACTCTCCAAACAAAGCAAGGCGGATACGATGGCCAACAAACCCATGAAACAAAAGGTATTATCATACTTCTCATGCTGCCTTCATATTTCACGTGCTCGAAGTATGGCTCTTAGAATCCAACAAATCAATCGGAATTTGGGGGTCATTAATCAAAGGGCTGCCCACCTTGGCCTCGTCGGGAGACTTGCTCCTGCTGTGCCCACTTTGCCTGACGTTGCTCGTGAAACTGACTCATTCTCTCTAGATCCAATTTTTATTGGAAGAGATGAGATGATGTCAGAAATAGTTGAACAGCTTACCGCTTGTATCACAACTGATGTACGTATTTCTATCCTTGCCATTGTGGGAATGGGAGGATTGGGGAAGACAACTTTGACTAGGAAAGTCTTCCATCTTCTCAAAGAAAAGGATCTGTTTGGATCACATATTTGGGTGCATGTTTCTCGAAATTTTGATCCACTCATTCTTTTCAACAAAATCCTCAAAGGATTGACTTCTCCTGATCAAGTCGAAATCGGGGATAAGGAAGGTGTTTTAAAAGAACTTGAAGTagctttaaaaaataaaacatatctTCTTATTCTTGATGATATTTGGAATGAAAGTGTTCTCACATGGGAAGAATTTATTCATCCCTTGTTGTGCGTTAGTTCTATGAAAGGTAATGTGATTGTTGTTACCACCAGAAGTATGGATGTCGCTTCAATTATGAATCCACTTTGTACACATGAGCTGCAAATGTTATCAGATGAAGATTGTTGGTCAATTATCAAAGAAAAAACTTTTGGAAAAGAGAATGTTCCTTCAGAACTTGAGGCCTCTGGAACTAAGATTGCAGAAAAATGTAAAGGTTTGCCATTAGCTGCTAGCGTAGTAGGTGGAGTACTACTGTGTGATAAATCTGAAGAAAGATGGCATTCAATCAAAGAGAATTGGCTTTCACGCTATGAAGGAAAGGATATCGAACAGATATTGAAGTTCAGTTTTGATAATTTGTCTCTACCGTCACTCAAAAAGTGTTTTGCATATTGTTCGATTTTTCCTAAAGGTTACAAATTTAAAACACAGACTCTGATTGAGTATTGGATGGGTGAAGGATTTCTTAAAGCTGATGAAAGCAGTGACATGGAATCTATGGGAGAAAAATTTATCCATGTTCTTCTACGCAACTCTTTACTGCAAATTGCAGAAAGAGATGTTTATGGAAATGTGGAAAGTTGTGTGATGCATGATCTTCTGCATGATCTTGCAGCTTCTGTTTTAAGAGGTTCTTTTAAGGAAGATGAAATTACCCAAGTTCGATACATGTGTCACATGAATGATTACATGTTCTCAAACTTCAAATCTCTTCATGTTTTAGCTTTTCAAGGGTGGAAAGTTAAAGATTTGTCAAGTGAAATCAAGAAGTTGATACATTTGAGAGTTCTTGATATTGACAAATCATCTATTGAATATCTTCCTGATTGGATTGGTGAACTCTTTCACTTGCAGACACTGAGAGCTTGTAATAGTGAGTTAAAGAAACTTCCAAGTACTTTGAAGAACTTGAGAAACTTAAGGCATCTCTATATTAGGAGAGATGTAGAGTTGTTTGCCGAGATTGGTCTGTTAACTTCTCTCAGGACCCTACAGTTTTTTAGGGTGGGAGACAAGAATGGCTACAAAATTGAAGAGCTAGGAAGTTTGAATTGTCTCAAAGGAAAACTGCAAATTGATAACCTTGAAAGGGTTCATAACAAGGAAGAGGCTAAGAAAGCAAAACTATCAAACAAGCCAAAATTATTGGAGTTGTATTTGGGATGGGAGACTGGTAGAGAAGGTGAAACTACTAATGATGAGAATGTGTTGGAAGGCCTCCAACCTCACTCTCGTCTGAAGAAGTTGGAGATATTTGGATTTGGAGGCAGAAGCTTTCCATCATGGGCTCGAAATATGGAAGTTGATAATGGGCTACCATTTAACAAGTTGGTTAAGATAAGACTCTCCGACTGCTCAGAATGTGAAGAAATCCCAATGTTTGGGCGGTTGCCAAATCTCAAGTGTCTTGGGTTGTACAGATTGAGGAATGTGAAGTCCATAAATTCTTCATTCTATGGATCAGTGAATGATGAGACACGTACTGTATTCCCAGTGCTAGAAGAGCTCATGTTGGATGACATGTTGGATGACTTGCCTAAGCTCACAGTGTTGAAGGGAATAGAATCAGGGGATGCAAGTGCTGTCAGTGTATTTCCTCGCCTTCAACACTTGACGATTGAGGATTGCCGTGTGTTGACGAGTTTTCCTACCCATTTCTGGTCGTCCCTCAAAGATATGAGGTTTCGTGGTATTGACAGCTATAAGCCTTTGGCAGACATATTTCAAACGGAATTAACGTTGCTAACGGAGCTTAGGATAGATGGAGTAGATGATGTAGAAAGTCTCCCAGATTGGCTATTCTATAGTAATCCCAATCTCTCAAAGTTGACTATAATTGAGTGTTCCAATTTGAGAGAAATACCAGATGGTCTAGGCACCCTCAATTCTTTGAAAGAGTTGAGCATAAAGGATTGCCCAAATCTGAAACGGATAGGAGATCTTGGCGTACAACAATCACAAGAAAGTCTCAGATCCCTTACAACTTTGGAGATCATTACATGCAAGGCTTTACTGTATTTGCCATGTGAAATGTTAGGATCCTCACTCAAGCGTTTGTGGTTGGAGGATTTAAGTAGCCTAGAGAATCTACCCGAAATAATTGCCCGTCTCCTAAAATCCCCCCGTCTAACATATTTGACAATCACTGGTGTTCCTCAATGCATGACCACTTGTTTTGTTGAGATTCCGCCTCCTTTTAGTAGCTTGGCATGGTTAACCATAGATGCTAGTGTGGGGGGATTAATGGAGACTGTTAATGGCATATTGCAAGGATGCAGCTCGCTTAATGTCTTACAATTGAAGGGGATGGAAAGTTGGGAAAATCTACCGGAATCGATTCAATATCTCTCTACTCTTTCTTATTTAAACTTGATGAATTTTGGAATGGAAGAGTTACCTGAATGGTTGGGGAACTTGTCATCTCTAAGGGAGTTGCGTATACAAAATTGTAAGAAGTTAAGGCATATGGATGCAATGCGGCGCCTCACTGAATTAGTCagcttatatatatattgaggGATGCCCAGAAATATGTGTTGAAGAAGCAAGTGATGCAGCTGATTCTCAATGGCCCAACATTTCCCATCTCCCCGACATCCATATTGATGGACGCCTCATCCGTGAGTTTGAATATCTTTTCTTGGTTTGTATTTTACAAATGAAGTCTCTAAAATCATGAACATTGgccaaattttggtattttccacaaactttcAAATTGGTCTTCAATATCACAACTTAATATTCTATGTGTTATTTTCCAACCCAACCCAAACAAGATATTTTCAGCGAAAAACTTATTTTGCATGGGCAACcatgaaatatttttaatattttttatcacTTTTTAAGTTCGTAGCATGTAGGATAATAAGTCACATAGAAAAATCACATTGAAAGTAGTatcaagtatgataaaaaaaaatgcacataATGTAAagtttattactaatatttaagaccaattttaaagtgcatagaaaataccaaaatttggtCAACGTTTATGGTTTTAAGAACCAATATCCCTTTTATAAACAGTTGCATGTCTATTCCTCCTCACCACCAGATTACCTTcactttattaatttatagGAAAAATTGCATATGTACATTTTTGTAAACGATCTACCCCATAATCACGACTAATGCCTCCAATCCCAAAGCTGGTAACTATAATTACACCTTTGTCTAAgttctaatttaaaaaaattctctctACTAAAAGCTTACTCATTCTATGCCTCACAGAAAATATGATATTGTGTTGTTTTGATTTCGGTACTACTAGGTTGGAGCCAGTCTTTTCAAAGCAGATATCCAATTATATCTCattattttaggattttaataaaaatgtatCATCCTAATGGGTATTGCGAAAAAATAACATGTTGTTGGGTTTAAAATGTGTCGCGGTTGAATTGCTTTTGCAATTACCTTAGGGTGATCATTTTCTTTTAAACGTTAAAATTATAGGACAAAATGGAATATTTAGATAAGTTGCATACTTAATCCCAAATGGTTCC
This DNA window, taken from Salvia splendens isolate huo1 chromosome 18, SspV2, whole genome shotgun sequence, encodes the following:
- the LOC121777860 gene encoding putative disease resistance protein RGA1, with translation MLQVLFGTLKNEVSLVRGFRNEAQQLTHNLDMIQKFLNDAEMRSIPDEAVKKWLTDLGNVGFDADNVLDEIIYHELSKQSKADTMANKPMKQKVLSYFSCCLHISRARSMALRIQQINRNLGVINQRAAHLGLVGRLAPAVPTLPDVARETDSFSLDPIFIGRDEMMSEIVEQLTACITTDVRISILAIVGMGGLGKTTLTRKVFHLLKEKDLFGSHIWVHVSRNFDPLILFNKILKGLTSPDQVEIGDKEGVLKELEVALKNKTYLLILDDIWNESVLTWEEFIHPLLCVSSMKGNVIVVTTRSMDVASIMNPLCTHELQMLSDEDCWSIIKEKTFGKENVPSELEASGTKIAEKCKGLPLAASVVGGVLLCDKSEERWHSIKENWLSRYEGKDIEQILKFSFDNLSLPSLKKCFAYCSIFPKGYKFKTQTLIEYWMGEGFLKADESSDMESMGEKFIHVLLRNSLLQIAERDVYGNVESCVMHDLLHDLAASVLRGSFKEDEITQVRYMCHMNDYMFSNFKSLHVLAFQGWKVKDLSSEIKKLIHLRVLDIDKSSIEYLPDWIGELFHLQTLRACNSELKKLPSTLKNLRNLRHLYIRRDVELFAEIGLLTSLRTLQFFRVGDKNGYKIEELGSLNCLKGKLQIDNLERVHNKEEAKKAKLSNKPKLLELYLGWETGREGETTNDENVLEGLQPHSRLKKLEIFGFGGRSFPSWARNMEVDNGLPFNKLVKIRLSDCSECEEIPMFGRLPNLKCLGLYRLRNVKSINSSFYGSVNDETRTVFPVLEELMLDDMLDDLPKLTVLKGIESGDASAVSVFPRLQHLTIEDCRVLTSFPTHFWSSLKDMRFRGIDSYKPLADIFQTELTLLTELRIDGVDDVESLPDWLFYSNPNLSKLTIIECSNLREIPDGLGTLNSLKELSIKDCPNLKRIGDLGDPHSSVCGWRI